The following are encoded together in the Methanobrevibacter sp. genome:
- a CDS encoding thermonuclease family protein, with the protein MKLKGKHLLILLIILILGLSVISSCSAYTGTGFSHDIPFSKYSSLSNDDILNKYDDTDCQAEFTGMCTYVTDGDTIEVDGLGKIRLVGVNTPERGLEGYICSKRFVQKLCLNKEVSLDIDDSKNTDRYGRYLAVVIVDGKNLNEMLLRENLAEIMYMPPSEFYPYDWYADSDGYSKYISSHKSSNSGGTSSSSSSGSLTSSSTGSGLYIASANSHKFHYTDCRWGKKISQKNKVTFKSRSDAISQGYEPCKVCKP; encoded by the coding sequence TTCTGCATATACAGGAACCGGTTTCTCTCATGACATTCCTTTTTCCAAATATTCCAGCTTATCAAATGATGATATCTTGAACAAGTATGATGATACTGATTGCCAAGCGGAATTCACTGGAATGTGCACTTATGTAACTGATGGGGACACCATTGAAGTGGATGGATTGGGCAAGATACGATTGGTTGGAGTAAACACTCCGGAAAGAGGACTGGAAGGTTATATCTGCTCCAAGCGTTTTGTTCAAAAGTTGTGCTTGAATAAGGAAGTGAGCTTGGATATCGATGATTCCAAGAATACCGACAGATATGGCCGGTATTTAGCTGTAGTGATTGTGGATGGCAAGAACTTGAATGAGATGCTTTTAAGGGAAAACCTTGCAGAGATCATGTATATGCCTCCAAGTGAGTTCTATCCTTATGACTGGTATGCCGATTCAGACGGATATTCAAAATATATAAGTTCCCATAAATCTTCAAACAGTGGAGGCACTTCATCCAGCAGTTCATCCGGCAGCTTGACCAGTAGTTCTACAGGATCCGGACTTTACATAGCCAGTGCAAACAGTCATAAATTCCACTATACTGACTGCAGGTGGGGAAAGAAGATTTCCCAAAAGAATAAGGTCACTTTCAAAAGCAGATCAGATGCAATCAGTCAAGGATACGAACCATGTAAGGTCTGCAAACCTTGA
- a CDS encoding carboxymuconolactone decarboxylase family protein has protein sequence MGEKVFYGKGIRQIKKEDPELYDSIENLDKNVWNANVLDYRTQKLIAIAISATNPESSAFLKQVSKAKKELDISRDEMMDVLKVILLTSGMRPFNKALEVVNKLYD, from the coding sequence ATGGGTGAAAAGGTATTTTATGGCAAGGGCATTCGTCAAATCAAAAAGGAAGACCCTGAATTATATGATTCAATAGAAAATTTGGATAAGAATGTATGGAATGCCAATGTCTTGGATTATAGGACTCAAAAATTGATTGCAATAGCCATTTCAGCTACCAATCCTGAAAGTTCAGCATTCTTAAAGCAGGTATCCAAAGCCAAAAAGGAACTTGACATCAGTCGCGATGAGATGATGGATGTTCTAAAGGTCATTTTATTGACTTCTGGCATGCGACCATTCAATAAGGCTTTGGAAGTAGTGAATAAGCTGTATGATTAA
- a CDS encoding TIGR00730 family Rossman fold protein, with amino-acid sequence MKICLYGAGSDNIKYKYIKESYRLGEKIAKRGHSLVFGGGSTGVMGAVSKGVLDNNGKVLGIAPVWMEEFEGICRDCDEFIYTESMDERKSLFLEHSDAFIIAPGGIGTLDEFFEVIVLKKLNQHNKKIVIFNMFNFYDPMLEMIDFMIDEGVIRAKRDKNTFKIANSIDKVFELLEK; translated from the coding sequence ATGAAAATTTGTCTTTATGGTGCTGGAAGCGATAATATAAAATACAAATATATCAAGGAATCCTACAGATTAGGAGAGAAAATAGCTAAGAGAGGACATTCTCTTGTATTCGGAGGAGGTTCCACAGGAGTGATGGGCGCTGTTTCAAAAGGAGTCCTGGACAATAATGGAAAGGTTTTGGGAATTGCACCAGTATGGATGGAGGAGTTTGAAGGAATCTGCAGAGACTGTGATGAATTCATCTATACCGAATCAATGGATGAGAGAAAAAGCCTATTTTTAGAACATTCCGACGCATTCATTATAGCTCCTGGAGGAATAGGAACCCTTGATGAATTCTTTGAAGTAATTGTATTGAAGAAATTAAACCAGCACAATAAGAAGATTGTAATATTCAATATGTTCAATTTCTATGACCCGATGCTTGAAATGATTGATTTCATGATTGATGAAGGAGTCATTAGAGCTAAAAGGGATAAAAACACTTTTAAAATAGCTAATTCAATTGATAAGGTTTTTGAATTATTGGAAAAATAA
- a CDS encoding carboxymuconolactone decarboxylase family protein, whose protein sequence is MKEEVFYGKGMERVKEEDEVLYQAIVALNEAVWNGKALDYKTQKLIAIGIAASNADSRATERQIMSAKKELGVTRDEVIDVLKVVLLTSGMQPFNKALQIANKVFEK, encoded by the coding sequence ATGAAAGAAGAAGTATTTTACGGCAAAGGCATGGAAAGAGTAAAGGAAGAGGATGAAGTTCTGTATCAAGCTATCGTTGCTTTAAATGAAGCTGTATGGAATGGAAAGGCATTGGATTATAAGACTCAAAAGTTGATAGCCATTGGAATTGCCGCATCCAATGCAGATAGCCGTGCCACTGAAAGACAGATCATGAGTGCAAAAAAGGAATTGGGTGTAACTCGCGATGAAGTTATCGATGTATTGAAAGTGGTTTTATTGACTTCAGGTATGCAGCCATTCAATAAGGCTTTGCAAATTGCAAATAAGGTCTTTGAAAAATAA